The Magnolia sinica isolate HGM2019 chromosome 3, MsV1, whole genome shotgun sequence genome includes the window CTGGGACcaagatcatataattcctcgaAAGAGAAGTGCATTTGAGAATGTGATGAAATGAAGCTCCATATAAATATGACTCAATGAGGTATGCCAAAATCACACAGAAAACTGAATTAACCAGAATTCAAGAAAATCACGAACAACCacattataaaaaacaaaaaaaaaaaggcaacgaAAAATTTTATTTCGAAAAGCATGCAAAACGCCAAATTGAAACACACCAATACAATCCTAAATCACTCCCAAAAGCATTCAAATTCAAAAAAGTCACAAAACACAAACATAGAAAACAACAAAAAAGGAATTCAAAAAGAAATGCAAAATACCAAAATCGAACACAACAACACAATGCGAAATCACTTATAGAAACGGAAAactaaaaggaaacaatttcaaatACAACAAATCACAAACACCCTAACAAGAGATTGCAAAAGGAAATGCAAAATACCAAAATCAAACACAACACCACAATTCCAAATCACTTTGAGAGACGGAAAACCGAAGAGACCTAATTCAAATccagcaaaataaaaaaaaacacccacATAAGAAAACACATCAAGAACGACAAaaccaataataaaaaaaaaaaaaactcatctagacctacaaaaataaaaataaaaaaaataaaaaaaatgaagctctATAGACACATACCGATCAGATAAGCCAGTTTCATGATAAGCCTGGGTTTCAATATCGAAACAACGGATTCTCTCTCCAGACGTATGACATCCTTGCTCTTTGCACCAACCATCGCTGCGAAAGAAGAGAAGAACGAGCACTATCGTTCGAGACGTGAGCAGGcgagagagagatttgaagatGTCAAAAGCTCAATGTCCAGAAATGAGAAGGGAAGGGATTTTCCGTTACTTCGATTTCATGCTTACAAAGCAAGAAAATTCCCGAAAAATCAGCATCTCtccatcttctcttttcctttttcttttctgtaACCGCCgcgctctcttcttctttttttaatttgtaCTCTCTCTTGAAATTTTGAAGAAATGCTGTTAATTGTTCTCGCCCGCACGTGCCAACCTGGCATACGTGTGCAATATCCGGTCTTCCGCCAGGTGGGCCCCTCAGACTAGAGTGATGGGCGGTCTACGCAGAGTTTCGAGGGAGATGCTGGCAAGCGTCCTCCTCTACTTAAACCGTGGCTTCAGAAcccagctagagacggacggtcttgTCAGGGCCTTTATAGGCCTTCATgacgtgtgtttcatccacaccgtccgttcattttgatagatcatttttcCGGAGGAatatataaggctcaagtggaccgcgcCATAGGAAGCAGTGTGGGGATTGAAGTTCCACCATTTAACATGTCTTGAGGGCCACGGAATTTTTGGATTGACCTTGTATTTAATGTTTTCCCCTCACCTACGTCCGTGTGACTCGATGGACAGGCTGGATGgctaaaaaacatcacggtgcggcgcaggaagatttcaacggtagccgTCAGACCCCTATCTGATTAACGGCAAAGACCTCACACGTGTGATCGTTGGCACACGTGCCAGGTCTTGTGGGTCCAAATGCACATATCCCACTTGATGTTTTCCCGTTGACCGTTGTAGAGAAAGGAAGTTGGATTGCAAGTATAATGATTAATCTGGTCCCTCCAATTGATGGGCCATCTCATGGATGGATCACTCCTTAAATATTCTAGTTATCGGGTGTGCGTGACTATTGAAACTTAGCCATTGATCTAAAGCTTCTTCGACCATCCAGAAACTGGCATTTGCTCTAACGGTAATCAGCATCCAATTGGTACGATTTCCGAATGTAAGAGGTGTCCCgctattggacggtccagatccatcATTGTAAGAAAGCATCAAAGGAAATAATCTAGGAGCAGGCCATATCATAACTACATACTAATGAAATAATAACGTGCGATTTTATTAATTTATCGTACATGCGTTATCTATCACCAAATAAATATTTTGGTCCATTAATTTAGCGCCCGGCCTATTTTTTCGGATTCCTCGCTGTATGGATTAAGGAAAAGTCATTTTCCTTGAAACGTTTTTATATTTTCCTCTCAAATGCTTCTTTTATTTCCTTACTTGGATTAAAAAATACTATCTTACGAGAAACAGAAAGAATGTGTTTTTTTTTGAGGAAATTACTTCTCCATCTCATAAAGTGACCCCACACGGTTGTCTTATGTGCCAGTACTCAAGAGTCTGACATGGCTGGAACCTCGAAGCAGCATGTGGGTTGGGACCGTGACTATAGGGCCCCCCtccatgtatgcattgtatatccacattatccatctattttgatagcttattttatggtatgatctaAAAATGAAGCTAGTACAGATTTTGGGTGAACCACACTTAGAGGTTATTGGCTATTAAAAATCTTTTATAGGTCAAAAAAAAACTTTGGGTTaagttaatatttttattttttaactttcattcgtgtgtgtgtgtgtgtgtgtgtgtgtgacattaTCGATAGGTTGGATGGTTTTTGGGTCAATTCCGCTACACATGAGGCTATGCGTGTGGTTAAGGGCTTGCATTCGGATAATGATGTGCAGACATGCCCAAGTCTACTCGGCTCAAAAGTTGGATTGAATCCTAGCGTTTCCCATAAACGAGATGGAAGGATTAGAGACTGAACCGAGATATTGTTATCCCCTCAATCAATGGCTTGCGTTCTGTTCAAACGATTTGTGAAAGGGCATAGGTTAGCCCTTCTGAATAGATTCTTTTTATTTTGTGATAATATACATGGGTTTATGGACTTCATATTTGTCCTTTCAGTGGTATTCACTACAATAGTTCAACAGTAAATGAATGGAGAAAGAAGAGGCCTGACTTGGTTTTAAATTGGGCTAATTAAGTAGGGTTGGGCTCGTGCCAAATCAGGTCGGGTTGTGGGTTGGAGTTGGGCCAAGTCAGGTCAGGTAAAAAGTGTACCCCATTTAGATTAACAGGTTATACTTGGGTTTAGGCAACTTGACTCAACCCACCCATATATTGAATCAATGGGGGGCCTGAGACCCTTGCAATGCTTCATTAACCAATTCCTGAAAGCGTAGAGATTAAAGTTAATATATGCATCTGTTAGCGGGTTTGGGCACAAAGGgccatttggatcataagttgtttaagataagttacttgtttcataaataacttatcttaatttctatttATTAAAGAAATAAGTTTTTTTGATAAACAACCTATGCATCGGCTTTTCTCTCTTCTGTCTTTTATGATCTCTCTTCAGTAACTTAACAAAAGGAGagaagctataaaaaaaaaataataataactgaaATGGTTAAGTATTTTTGAgtgaaaaagttacttataactaatcataaatcaaacttatctaatgctgtaagtagaaaaagtaaattatttggtggtatctaaaCGGGCCCCAAACGACCGGGTCCGGGGACTAAGTAATGGGTAGTGGGGATGGCAAGATTTCCTGACCAGTTCATTAAATGGGTTGAGATGGGCAGACCCGACCCTAACCGAAATCGACTGACTGCCAGGCCCATCCAAGACATCCCAGCCATTTAtcgggtgggatccaccttgtaGATGATCCACTATTTTAGCCATGTTCAGCTATAACATTGGCCACACGTGTGCAAACGGAACTGGCCAGCTTCGTTAGACCGACTGATTTCACATACGTGAGGCCCATCGGATAGCAAATATGAGTTTGGGCCTGTGATACACGCGTCACCCACCTGGTACATGGCCCGCACATGTGAAATCATGCTGCATTGGCACGTGTGGCTGCTTGTAGACGGGCGTATAGGTTTAATCAGGTCATTCATCTGGCAGAGATCACAAACCAACAATCTGATGCCGTTCATAAAAGTGGGCaaaactagatgaacggtctagatcccGTCGATGCTATGCACGCTGAAGCAACCGTATAATATGTGGTTCGAATGAGCAGATAAGAATGCCGACATTGCATGTTAGGCAAAACAAAAGCCATGCAATTATTTCCACGTATGTAATCAAATGCAATTATTTCCAATTATGTAATCAAATCATGAAATATCAAAAAGGTGGCTCAATGGAAGCTTCCTCCGTTGCCGACATTATcacggaagtggattgcatggGACCCGGGCACAGATATTCCTGTGCTGGGGGCTGTGTGGGCCACAGATGTTaatcccatccgtccatctgttttgcatgaccacaggaatctaaaaatcaggcagattcaaaactcacgtgggccataccacacgaaacagtgggattgaacgcctgggggTGATATTTGTGCCGACAGTTTATCTGAGTAGTAATAACCCTGTGaaaggtttggatgtcatataaacatcttgGTCAGCTcctggaaggcttcaacggtggacgtttccgttcccactatttcatttggtgtggcccacctgagttttggatctggctgatttttaaaCTCCTGGCCTATTGTGGTTTTTCAAAACAGATGTAGTGGCCTTGTCACGGACATCTGTAGGCCCCAcaggaatatgagagagagagagagagagacagagagagggattCATGTCTGGAATGACGAAGCTTTTATtgagtaatgagagagagagattcatgtCTGGAATGACGAAGCTTTTATTGAGTTAAAGGCATTGATGTCTTCTAGCCTCCAAAAATATTGGAAAAATctacccagagagagagagactaaagcAAAAATAACTTACCTACCTGCCGAAAAAGGGATGTATTGGAACCCTCCCGTACATGCCAAAAACCTTCCCCTTGGATATATATACATTTACCTCAGTACCTCAGATGGTTATATATAGATACATATGCACAACTAAAAAAACCATTGCTTTCATTGCTGGATATCACCATCCCCATcagctctcttctctctcccaagATGGCTTATGAGATCTCACCCAAGATGatcaaacctgcctcaaatgtgAGACACTAATCAGGCTTACTGATTCCAAGACCTCAAAAATGGTGTCCCAATCGGATCATGTAGGCTGGAATTTGGGTGCGTTAAATTCATCATCCATGACGTGTTGTTCGCTTTCAGGGCCGCAGTAGCAGCAGCTGCAGCAGCTTCACGCACATTCAAATAGCCTAGTTGTTGAGAGGAGTATGCGAAAATATCACTGTTGCCTGAAATGCCCCCACCCACGAAGTTTGTAGCAGGAATCAATTGCCCTGAGCTCATGGAAGCATACAGAGAAGGGGACTGTAAGTTGTTACCCTGAGAGAGGACACTGAGAGCATCTGTATTTCTTCTATCTCCAACGCACTGACCTGCAGGGAGAGAAACGTCTAGGTCAGACCAGCCATTACAAGCATGGTTCCCCTGAGAAAACCAGCCGGGACCTGACACTCTGCCATTTGCAGAGGTTCGGAAAGGCACTTCACGGATGGAATCAGCATCCCAGTCCTGCACATCCATGGGCAAGAAGGGTTCTTGGGTCTGGTACCTTCCATTGGAATACATGTTCTTCTGCGTAGCCTGATGCATGTACAGCTCTTTCTCTCTGATCCGTTGCTGCTCAAACAGCCGCTGCTGTTGATCCTGGAACTGCCGGGGAAAATGGttgttatcaggtgggccatcatccatCATCAGGAAGTGTAATCCAGGTTGTTTCAGGCTGTTCATACTCCCGCACGTGTAAGACTGCAACAAACCTTGCCCACTGAAAGACTCTGGAATTAGCTCATTGCAGTCTCGGTCTGTGTAACTGGAGAACAAAGGCGCCCCTTTGTCGATATGCAGAGATGGACCAATCTCTGATGATGGTCTAGGTAATGAAGTTTCTCCAGCTTCTTGTTTAAGCATTTCAGTTTCCAAATCAACCAGGCAGGATGTGTATTCTTCAACTTTCTGCCGCTTCCCGAGTGGTGACTCCCCAGCagatgtgtatttgtggctcattgtAGTAGCATGGTAAAAAGAATCCGGCAGACTGCCTGCCTGCCAGACTTCTTTAGCAGCGTCATCGGGAGCTTCTGGTTCGCCATCATCCTCTAGAGGATTCCGGTTTTCTTGGAACTGCGAAAGAATCAGAGCACCTTTCTGTTTCGGGATCTCTTGGTCACAATTTTCTGAATCCAGAAACATGGACCCAACTTCATGATGACCGTTGAGAGGACTTAGATGCTGAGGTGGACTATGATGGGTGGAGGGAGCAACAGAGTCGCCATTCTCTTCATGATTCTGCACATCAATGGCAGGACGGTTTTCCATCCCTCCATCATATCCATGCTCTTGAAATGAGGATGCTTCTggcttctctttctcctttccctgaccatgaatgcaatcaaaTGTCCAAGTTAACACCTTATGGTAGGTCATGACAAACATTCAACTGTTTGATTGATAGAAGAATGCTAAGTGAACTCATGCAGGTACACTTTTTTTTTTGCACACGCCTGTCACGCTTAAAAAATCCGAGCCACTCATCATGGTCACACTGAGTAGATTCCTTggccaaaaaaatcaggctagtctGCTGATTAGGTGGCCCAGAATGTACAGAAGAAATGGGCAGTTGATAAACTATCCACATTCACTGTACACGTGGACTTCCTAACGAGTTGaaaagcctgatttttgggcctctaCATCTCCATGGTGGCCCAAACTTGATGTCCTGGATCTTGAACATGTGTGCCATGGTGACACTTGTGGTGTGAAGCCCTCAGTCCATTTTGTCAAATACACTAGGCATTCATCTTCACTGATAGCATACAACACCAAGACCACTACAAAACCAATATTGTTTGGGAAAAAGCGCGCAGATGATGACATGGTACCCTATTTTCTTATAGCATTCAGCAAtttatggaaaaagaaaaatcaagaatCAGATGAGGAATTTAGCAGATGAGAGTAATGACTCTCAAAATTCTAATGATATGCTGCCTTGTTTGGGATTAAGGGGATGAAATTGTGAATATAGTAAATCTACCAACTTGTCAAATTCAtggttggatttggatttggcaaattCCAAATTCAGATGTTTGGGAATCAAGctacaaatccatggatttggggagcatttatttcaaagaaattaCTTTTTTTGCTTTTATAAGAGTCTCTTATAgtctttacttcttcttcttctt containing:
- the LOC131239282 gene encoding uncharacterized protein LOC131239282 isoform X2, producing MAAGQEKKRLNAANLVSYNLKEQYRAKKKKNVESSQNVLNMRPRISLDWDVTQKKAVAKREQIGITWRDIAPFINSGCGSNRGLADVFPIPREIFGLEDLTGVLSLEVWETLLSESERKLLAQFLPRGTDVDQVVQALLLGDNLHFGNSFIIWGTSLCSGNVQPDAVLSRDQGFMANKKAYYSELQKYHTDMIKNLQKLKDIWMHSKDPEKDFVDEMWRKGFKKHRQKSSLADSGRAKAVPNARKEEMSDKSNGCSGNADKYLSYLKISKRQHQLVRKIEQGGNGIQSRSLNHVLGDVKSLQIHSYEVFEEEEKKKLHEHWLQVSRRNIPAAFSHWRESQLHRQRCRKSLEQEIVEMKETSIDEGKEKEKPEASSFQEHGYDGGMENRPAIDVQNHEENGDSVAPSTHHSPPQHLSPLNGHHEVGSMFLDSENCDQEIPKQKGALILSQFQENRNPLEDDGEPEAPDDAAKEVWQAGSLPDSFYHATTMSHKYTSAGESPLGKRQKVEEYTSCLVDLETEMLKQEAGETSLPRPSSEIGPSLHIDKGAPLFSSYTDRDCNELIPESFSGQGLLQSYTCGSMNSLKQPGLHFLMMDDGPPDNNHFPRQFQDQQQRLFEQQRIREKELYMHQATQKNMYSNGRYQTQEPFLPMDVQDWDADSIREVPFRTSANGRVSGPGWFSQGNHACNGWSDLDVSLPAGQCVGDRRNTDALSVLSQGNNLQSPSLYASMSSGQLIPATNFVGGGISGNSDIFAYSSQQLGYLNVREAAAAAATAALKANNTSWMMNLTHPNSSLHDPIGTPFLRSWNQ
- the LOC131239282 gene encoding uncharacterized protein LOC131239282 isoform X1, which encodes MAAGQEKKRLNAANLVSYNLKEQYRAKKKKNVESSQNVLNMRPRISLDWDVTQKKAVAKREQIGITWRDIAPFINSGCGSNRGLADVFPIPREIFGLEDLTGVLSLEVWETLLSESERKLLAQFLPRGTDVDQVVQALLLGDNLHFGNSFIIWGTSLCSGNVQPDAVLSRDQGFMANKKAYYSELQKYHTDMIKNLQKLKDIWMHSKDPEKDFVDEMWRHLRKHSENSPPRGNESKECDLQENIAGAADSCFQLAGPKPPISNKRIVGKKGGEPQQRKGFKKHRQKSSLADSGRAKAVPNARKEEMSDKSNGCSGNADKYLSYLKISKRQHQLVRKIEQGGNGIQSRSLNHVLGDVKSLQIHSYEVFEEEEKKKLHEHWLQVSRRNIPAAFSHWRESQLHRQRCRKSLEQEIVEMKETSIDEGKEKEKPEASSFQEHGYDGGMENRPAIDVQNHEENGDSVAPSTHHSPPQHLSPLNGHHEVGSMFLDSENCDQEIPKQKGALILSQFQENRNPLEDDGEPEAPDDAAKEVWQAGSLPDSFYHATTMSHKYTSAGESPLGKRQKVEEYTSCLVDLETEMLKQEAGETSLPRPSSEIGPSLHIDKGAPLFSSYTDRDCNELIPESFSGQGLLQSYTCGSMNSLKQPGLHFLMMDDGPPDNNHFPRQFQDQQQRLFEQQRIREKELYMHQATQKNMYSNGRYQTQEPFLPMDVQDWDADSIREVPFRTSANGRVSGPGWFSQGNHACNGWSDLDVSLPAGQCVGDRRNTDALSVLSQGNNLQSPSLYASMSSGQLIPATNFVGGGISGNSDIFAYSSQQLGYLNVREAAAAAATAALKANNTSWMMNLTHPNSSLHDPIGTPFLRSWNQ